GGCCTCAAAAGTTTCGAGTTAAACGAGTGGGTTGAATCTACAAGCGAGACATGTGCTTTGGTTTAAACGGTTCGGGTTGGTTCAATGCAATATGAATTTGGTTTCGACTACACGTTTGCACACTATAAAAGAAACCGTTTTCACCtcaaagttacgggttgtcacaccacgaatcttcgcacacatgcctagagggctgcgatacaaatgcatacgatATATGGATTACTAAACGAGCATACGATTTACAATACGATTACTTTAACTGAACAAACcaatgtgaactcgctcaactagttgttgactctctgttacatgccttgcaggaccttaggtatacatggagcttgcacgggaggcacagtcgttgtggacatggatcgtggacgttttgataaacacttatgacatttgaaaACTTAATAATTCCATTGGATttttatactatgcttccgctacttaaactatgttatttgaacacctttcgtattgtgGGTTGGTATACATTTACGTttattattacttattatgttcaatatgattggtggcttgatcctggtcatgtcacgcctccaagcggtgatactccgcgtgtggattttgggggtgtgacaagtttgTACAATAAAAAGAATCTTTTGATCATAATCGAAACAAATACGAACAAATAAATCTTTAAAAGACCATTTTGAAGATAAAGTTTGATACTTTAATGTTCATTATGTTTAGTTTAGTTGTCTGTTGTTCATAAATCTGTATTTTAGTCTCATGGTGTTCGTTTCATAGTTTTCGGGCCTTAAAGCTGAATATTTTAAGCCTAAGAAGATTAGATATGATTTTGATTATTACTCTTATCAGAACTAATCTGGTTCTATTAGATAAATCATGAATGATGTGATTTCTAAGTTGATTTTGTGTTTTTTTCAGGATAGAAGGTATATTCGCTTGACGGTTGATGATCCTGTGAGTAATTAAGGTGGTATTAATTGCATACTTTCTTGATTTGGGTTCATTGTGATCCATGGGGATCTTCGAAGAAATGGGATTTAAACGGAAATCTTGATTTCCTTTCGGCTCCCAACTGCGATGGAGAACGGGCTCCTGAAACCGAACAAGACGCACCCATGGAGGAAGATTACAGTGAGAAGAAATGGACGTTGATGAGCTCGAAAGGAGGATGCGGCGAGACCGGATGCTTTTAAGGTGGCTCAAAGATCAAAGCAAAGGTAAAGACGTCGATAACACCAAACAACGTCAGTCTCAAGAACAAGCGCGACGCAAGAAGATGTCGTGTGCCCAAGATGGGATCTTGAAGTACATGCTTAAAATGATGGAAGTTTGCAAGGCTCAAGGGTTTGTTTACGGAATCATTCTGGAAAACTGGAAGCCCGTTAGCGGGGCGTCTGATAATCTCCGGGCCTGGTGGGAGGAAAAAATCTAGCATTTGATCGTATGATTAGATACTCTTATCTAGCATTTGCCCTTTATATTAAACATGCTCAGCTTCACCCTATCGTATGATTAGATACTCTTACGGAATCAGTTTTTCTCTTTTGATCGTATGATTAGATACTCTTATCTAGCATTTGCCCTTTATATTAAACATGCTCAACTGTTCGTTGTTTTTTGATAGGGAGAAGCTGAGCTAATCTCATCTATTGTTACATTTTTCAAGTGGATTGGGATAACTGCTAAAGATGTTGGCTTCAAGATATCTAGCAGAAAGGTGTCAGATTGTCTTCATTTATTTGGCTGTAATTATGACATTTTTATTGAATCTGTTTTGTTTCTTTCACCACAGGTTCTACAGGAAGTGCTAAGTTTGTATTCTGTACCAGAAGCTTCGTTTGCCAAAGCTTGCATCATCATAGATAAGGTCAGCACTTAAATGCAGAACTGGATCCGCTTttgtatgtttttgtttttaaatgatttattttaATTGGAAAAAGATGGGGAAAATACCCATGGAGGAGATCAAGAAAGAGCTGAAGTTGGTTGATTTATCAAATGAAGCTATTGAGGATCTATTGCAAGTTCTTTCCATGAAGTCTTTAACGGAGTTGGAAGGTACTTTTTGTTGCTAAATAGCAAGTAGGGGTGAACAAATAAGTGaataaccgaattaaccaaatTGTAGCTGACTTAACCGGATCGAACTTCTAACCGATGGTTCGGTTAAGTCACAACAGATTAACTGAAAGTTATGACTTATGGTTTTGGTGTGTGGCATAGCCGCATAGCtgaattaaccgaaccgaaccaattATACATATAGCCCAACTGTTTAACAAATTACTTATGAATCGCTTGAATTTAAGAGTTAaatttcttagtttaaaaattttaaaatgttGTTGGTTAACTGAACATAAAACCGACCGTgtgttaaaagccaaaaaccgaTGGTTAATAAGTAActaataaccgaaaatttcgcTTTCGGTTTTGGTGGGGTCTTAAAACTGAACCAAACCATCCCATGCACATCTCTATTAATAGGGGTGGCAATTCTTGTTGGGTCTGGGTTTGTATCGGTGTAGCACTGAActtgaacacgacccgtttagttAGATGTGTtaaaaactcaaaaccctaaactGGACACCCTTAGCCACTGTCTGTAACCTGCAAACAACCTGTGTAATTCGTTTAATTCTAATTATAAACGGATTGGTTGCTTGACATAGTTTATGGTGGTTCTGGAGCGGAGCTTTATCAGCATTATCGCAGACCTGCTGTTCTGTCTCATGAAGAGCTTCTTTGTGTGGTAGTCAAGGTGTGTATGTTATTtagtttattgttattattttttagtTTTGGTACAACAAAGTAAGGTCAGAATAGCTGGAAACTGGAAGTTAACAAACCttgagatttaaaaaaaaacaaattaaaaacagTTCTTTAGATCTTCATAGTCCAACTTTAGTTATATCTTGAGAGAAAAATTTGACTTTTTGGGAATAGAAAAAAAGTGTTAAGTTTTCATTGGTTATTTTTTCATGTAGATGATTTTACATCAATGATCTGGGATTTGGGGACTAAAGATATAGCGCGGGCCAGTTAAAGTACACCTGACCATACTTGATTGAACTCGTGTACTTAGACGGCATTCAAATATCAAATCTTACTCTGATCGATTCTCCTTCGTGGAATGTTCATCCAATATATAGCAGGTATGGCCGAAATGCTTTAATCGCGTGTCGTTTGTGGTTTTCGTTTATAGAATATAATCATTTAGTCCTGTTGATGCAGCAATATAATCATTCAGGAAATTACCATTCATGCACCAGTTAGATCTCGGAATACTGATGGAATCAACCTCGGTAATGACTTATGTATACTTTGACTTTTTAAGTTAAACTTAACTTAGCTTTAATTGAAATATGTTATGCATTTGATCTCAAATGTCACCTGATCAGATATTTTTAGAGATGTCTATGACGCGTAGACTACGCATCTCCTTTTCTGAAATTTTGATCGAGTTAACTCGGATTATCTTTGAAGTCAAACTCAGTACGTTTGACTTGAATAATGCTTTCACTTTCGAGATTAAAAAATATGATCTTGGTAAAGTTTGCGACaaatatttttaataattatCTAACTAAATTATTTTTCTTAAAGTAATGTAAATTAACTAAGCTTAATTTCAAAGTCAAAGAGTAATATGTTTGACTTGAATGAACTTCTATTCTTCCAGATTCTTGCACAAATACACGAATCGAGGACTGTTACATTGTGTCCGGGGACGATTGTGTAGCCGTGAAGAGCGGTTGGGATGAGTACAGGATCGCATACGGTATGCAGACCCAACAACTTGTAATCCGACGGCTCACGTGCATTTCACCAACGACTGCGGTCATTGCTTTAGGAAGTGAAATGTCGGGCGGCATTCAAGACGTCCGAGCCGAAGAAGTAGCCATCAACTCCAAGTCAGGAGTCCGGATCAAAACCGGTGTCGGAAGAGGAGGGTTCGTGAAGGACATATACGTAAAAGGGTTCACCATGCACACAATGAAATGGCCGTTTTGGATGATGGGTAACTACGGGTCCCACCTTGATGACAATTGGGACCCGAATGCGATCCCCGTTATCTAAAACATAAACTACCGAGACATGGTGGCGGAAAATGTCACCATGGCGGCTAGATTGGAGGAAAAGTTGCCGAAGATGTTAAAGTTCATATGTGTTATTACAAACCAAACTACAATTTGAAATGTAAACTTTTGATTTCAGTATAATGAATTTGATCGTCATTAATCCGTTTGATCAGTTTGATGTAACTTGTGCATTAGACCTTGGGGGTTAAAACCTTGTACTTTGTACCTCAGGGTCAAAATGATTTAGCACCTGGTAAATATTTTCAACAGTGAAAGGGAAAAAAAGGTGATCAACCGAATTGGTGCGACTGGCCGACACGTATTTAAAATCACTTGTTACGATCAAACTCATTCTGACTCGAGCCTGTTTCAAATCGCTATCCAATCTTAGGCTACTTGGTGTGGGAGGAGGCAAGTCCTTCGAGGATACCCTCCTTCAAGCTTGTTTCAAACCACCACGAATCCTAGATAAATGTTGTTGCCCATGGCGCAATGGTTTGACGGTTTAAAGGAATGGTCATCACTTCCTTCCACAGGGAAGGACTTGGACTGTTAGTCAACTTCAACTTCGGTTTGAACCCAACCGATCTGAAAACTCAtcatttttattacaaaagtAATAATAATGCAGTATGGCTTGGTATGAATGTATGATTTCTTTTATTTCAACTTCATTttaatcaaaatttgaatttagaTAAAGATGGTTGAAACTAAAATGTGATGAAGTACATTCGATTATAAAATTCATTCTCAAAGCTACAAGTTACATAACCAAACAATAGTTGCTTATGACTAAGTGTTGTGTTTTCCGTTGCAtcatgaacttggttttgattatggctcaaaaccgaaccgccccgtacatagccctaaactcaccaacctaagtgatatgtttcccgccgcatcgcgcgggtaaacgactagttatatataaatataatttaattatataaaaacatATATAAAGAAACTACAAATTGTAAAAATTATTAAACGTTAATATAAAATTTGATTTAGATATCTTAGttataaatacaaatattttCAACCTGTGTgtacatatatattatatattatttaggTATAACAAGGATAACTAGTAGGAATTACTAGCGATTTGTATCAGTTTAGTTCAGTTCGTTACACATAAGAATTCAATTGGTATTATGTGACACAtgtgcctctgcgaccatcaaacaaataaaaaattagtgaaatactgtgtttcatacttgggatttgtaaaaatatgtgtatcgtttgcacatatcagttcttgttcgatttcaagctttaaatcgctttctggaaggttatacgcgatctgatgcgtaaacataaccagtttaatgcaacaaacactccggaacagtgacataggcttaacataccttaaataacctttacataacttagaaataagttttggaaggtttggtatggcgaaatcaagtttattcgcttacagggactaatttcgacaaactgtgaaagtatgtcgatttgtactgtaacgaacattccggaacttgaccataatttaaatatgccctaaatatcctttacatagcttagaaataggctttgaggtgtttggtgtgcaaaaataaactttcttgatcaatagggactaaaagcgtcaaaaagtgcataagtttgcattttcgctcatatcttacgttctgaatatatccagacatccaaaaatttaagtaatcattaaaatattttattttagtgattggcatgataaaattccattcgtcgcgtaatttggatcgtttttcgcgtccgttcgtgtttcgttgtaattaaccgaacaacgcaatcgtacgactaaacgaaccgacatccgagatatttttaagcacatttcaagttccctatactttaactccattttagagccttgaaatgaggttaacggggcttaaacttgtcaaaaatgcttgaaaatcaagtttggagtaacaggggcctgttctgtcaatttttgaaagttgctggtctgcagaCCACATAGGGTCCGTAAGCAAGGGACCATACAGTCCGTAAGCCTTACCAGTAACAGCAAAattgcagaaacattgaatctggcctgttccagctgttttgatggttttaatcCCTTGTtttcaataccatttgatggttttcatGTTCCCATTTTATTCTAATACCTTGGGCCCAAGTGGAGGGTTGAGATTCAAGCTTggtttacgaggaacgatcttaaagGTGgaccgaaatctataaatacccacaccTCCATTCCTTGCAATTCACAAATCTGATTCTTTTGCTCTAAGTTGGGGCTTAGCACCACATAATTGAGCAATTTGAATCATGATtaccttgcttggaccctttgtaagtattctttcgttcttttatcgcttttcgagcgtgaaagtcaaatagtgtttgactttctgctttgaccagtcaatggtcaacacgaagttcgtttgaacttcgcaacatgagcgtaatcacgatggttatagtccctagtgactatacctactgattaccacgttgattaggagtagtgacgagtcatagtttcggccaaaatgcgtatttaagcgtattttgtaaccaaactattcttgggtatcaaaaccgtttgttttgatatctaacttgttttcaaaccttgttaaacatgtttagctcgtcacttttagattaatgcttatgtagagtcgtaagttaagcggtctaaacaaccgcttagactttcgaactagacctgtttggtcgatcattaggatccgaccaaacatgttttgtgaccatagttgtatagggaatgaccttccgaggttataccttatggtcccTTCGTTTAAGTGGTTATATGacaggtagtttatatgccttaggaaaatgaccaaaatgccctttttatgcataattgatatttatgcatatgtaacccaaacttttgtcacttaactgattatgcaacataattaaacatgtttaggcatataatacttgtcataggactagttaggcgttccgaacgcgttttacgcgaatgacgcgttaaagtagcataagctacctaaacgggttgtaatgggtcgtaagcacttaggttaggtttcattttagtatgtaggctttgttagaccatatcatatgagttccaatactcatttggtttacgaaacctcatactatccgatcttccgatttaggtctgtttattaacttagttacctatattaggtgtcgtttcatttccgtgatccctctagctttgcttggttgttagtcaagacttctaagcatcctcaagtgagtacatagtcccctcttttactgtttttcaaacgttttggggtgaaacacatgtgcctacttgttactttcatgctttccatgttttcatatcatatacttgctatgttcattagtacactattagtacatgatttcattatgttttgctatgtatgttcacttaacatgctagcccattgttttacattttgaactgttcgaaccatttgtaaccatttgatgtatgtgaaccattggtaatcatttgatatatgtgaaccatttgtaaccatttgattgatgtgaaccatttgtaaccatttgatatatgtgaaccatttgtaaccatttgatatatgtgaaccatttgtaactgtttgaaccgttgggttagggaagtgattaggtaacggggcgggtgtaatgtgttaaaagcatggtggatacgccgctggtacttcctatatataagtgcttttaacacattatatatcgttgcgttatttttgaaacgatgtcacacaatgatgttttctgaataatataaaccatacgagttttattaacgagtttctacgagatgttttacaatttgatttaataaaacaattgttttggagttaagaatcatggctacgagattttataaatcatatccaacttgatttgagttggttaattacatcgcaatactatacttttcaaaataaggtttttaaata
Above is a window of Helianthus annuus cultivar XRQ/B chromosome 14, HanXRQr2.0-SUNRISE, whole genome shotgun sequence DNA encoding:
- the LOC110908357 gene encoding probable polygalacturonase, with translation MGKIPMEEIKKELKLVDLSNEAIEDLLQVLSMKSLTELEDSCTNTRIEDCYIVSGDDCVAVKSGWDEYRIAYGMQTQQLVIRRLTCISPTTAVIALGSEMSGGIQDVRAEEVAINSKSGVRIKTGVGRGGFVKDIYVKGFTMHTMKWPFWMMGNYGSHLDDNWDPNAIPVI